The following coding sequences lie in one Sphingomonas sp. M1-B02 genomic window:
- a CDS encoding efflux transporter outer membrane subunit: MKRANIALLLAVSACAGPRPSAPLAAQISAPPAWRSEGATMGEVDSTWWQSFGDPTLVALVERALADNADLGIAAARVDEARAQFRLAGAQRLPNIALAAGGARDRHVSPFGKPVYEWASQGQVGISYDIDLFGRLRSADAAARASLLASEAARDNVRLAIAASVSSGYVGLRALDARLVVLRDTLAARETSLRLARRRAEAGYSPAIELRQAQAEYDATAQLIPATELALRRQENGLSLLLGANPGPIPRGQTLDQLALPPASSFLPSSLLRRRPDIAAAENQIVAADRSLDSARAAFLPDIQLNGAGGYVASSLLLQNPFGVFSLGASVLAPLFDGGRLRAQADGAAARRDAAAFAYRQTALNAFREVEDALAAISYNSLQEQEVLRQRRSTADLLGFATARYRSGYSAYLEQIDAERGLLASDLALVQIRAERLTAAIALYQALGGGWSADGVVKPRSAP, encoded by the coding sequence ATGAAGCGGGCCAATATCGCATTGCTGCTGGCGGTGAGCGCCTGTGCCGGGCCAAGGCCCTCCGCGCCGCTTGCCGCGCAAATCTCCGCCCCGCCCGCGTGGCGAAGCGAGGGTGCGACGATGGGGGAGGTCGATTCTACATGGTGGCAGTCGTTCGGCGATCCCACGCTGGTCGCTCTCGTCGAGCGCGCGCTCGCCGACAATGCCGATCTCGGCATCGCCGCGGCGCGAGTCGATGAGGCGCGCGCGCAGTTCCGCCTCGCCGGCGCCCAGCGCTTGCCGAATATCGCGCTGGCGGCCGGCGGGGCGCGGGATCGTCACGTCAGCCCCTTCGGCAAGCCGGTCTATGAATGGGCCAGCCAGGGGCAGGTCGGAATCTCCTACGATATCGACCTGTTCGGGCGGCTGCGGAGCGCCGATGCCGCGGCGCGAGCATCCTTGCTGGCGAGCGAGGCGGCGCGGGACAATGTGCGCCTGGCGATCGCCGCCTCGGTGTCGTCGGGATATGTCGGGCTGCGCGCTCTGGACGCACGCCTGGTGGTGCTTCGCGATACGCTCGCCGCACGGGAGACATCGCTGCGTCTAGCACGTCGCCGCGCCGAGGCGGGCTATTCGCCGGCAATAGAGCTTCGCCAGGCACAGGCAGAATATGATGCCACCGCGCAACTCATCCCCGCCACCGAGCTGGCCCTCCGCCGCCAGGAGAACGGCCTGTCGCTCCTGCTCGGCGCCAATCCCGGGCCGATCCCGCGTGGCCAAACGCTTGACCAGCTCGCGCTCCCGCCGGCGAGCTCCTTCCTGCCATCGTCGTTGCTCCGGCGCCGGCCGGATATAGCGGCTGCGGAAAATCAGATCGTCGCGGCGGACCGTTCGCTCGACAGTGCGCGCGCGGCGTTCCTGCCCGATATCCAGCTCAACGGGGCGGGGGGGTATGTCGCGTCGAGCCTGTTGTTGCAAAATCCGTTCGGGGTCTTTTCGCTGGGAGCGTCGGTTCTCGCGCCACTGTTCGACGGTGGCCGTCTGCGCGCGCAGGCCGATGGTGCGGCGGCGCGGCGCGATGCTGCTGCCTTTGCGTATCGACAGACCGCGCTGAATGCGTTCAGGGAAGTCGAGGACGCGCTTGCGGCTATTTCCTACAATAGTCTGCAAGAGCAGGAAGTGCTGCGCCAGCGCCGCTCCACCGCCGATTTGCTGGGGTTTGCAACTGCCCGCTATCGCTCCGGCTATTCGGCCTATCTCGAGCAGATCGACGCCGAACGTGGCCTGCTGGCGAGCGATCTAGCTTTGGTTCAGATTCGCGCCGAACGCCTGACTGCCGCGATCGCGCTGTATCAGGCACTGGGGGGCGGGTGGAGCGCCGACGGCGTGGTGAAGCCTCGTTCCGCCCCATAG
- a CDS encoding HlyD family secretion protein — protein sequence MSEASPAIGAPPETPPPYWRPARRNPIFVVAAVLLASAALLAVLAVWGLPPFARGSESTNNAYVKGRVTVIAPQVSGYVSSVLVKSYERVRKGQILVTIDDGIYRARVDQAGANVEAAEAALANSTQAKAVQTAGVSVQVAGLGGAQAQLLKARADMARAQELVQDGSIARREYDQTLAALRAAEAQVREVSATGQVAREGVKTVEVGRAGLQAQVDAARALLRLAEIDLEHSVIRAPEDGQLGEIAVHLGQFVAPGTQFFALVPSDIWIVADYKEAQTHRIRAGQKAWFTVDALGGATLTGYVAQLAPATGSQFAVLKPDNATGNFVKVPQRIGVLILVDRGQALAERLRPGMSVETRVEAGR from the coding sequence ATGAGTGAAGCCAGCCCCGCCATCGGCGCGCCCCCCGAAACCCCGCCGCCTTATTGGCGACCGGCCCGGCGCAACCCGATATTCGTCGTCGCGGCCGTGCTGCTGGCATCGGCCGCGCTGCTGGCGGTTCTGGCGGTGTGGGGTTTGCCTCCTTTCGCGCGCGGCTCCGAATCCACCAACAACGCCTATGTCAAAGGGCGCGTGACGGTGATCGCGCCGCAAGTCAGCGGCTATGTCAGCAGCGTCCTCGTCAAGAGCTATGAGCGGGTTCGCAAGGGCCAGATTCTCGTCACGATCGACGATGGCATCTATCGGGCGCGGGTCGACCAAGCCGGGGCCAACGTCGAAGCGGCCGAAGCCGCACTTGCCAACAGCACCCAGGCCAAGGCAGTCCAAACGGCGGGGGTCTCCGTGCAAGTCGCCGGATTGGGCGGCGCACAAGCCCAGCTGCTCAAGGCCCGCGCCGACATGGCAAGAGCCCAGGAGCTGGTGCAGGACGGTTCAATCGCTCGGCGCGAATATGATCAGACGTTGGCGGCATTGCGCGCCGCCGAGGCGCAGGTCCGGGAGGTTTCGGCGACCGGGCAGGTGGCGCGCGAAGGCGTCAAGACCGTCGAGGTCGGGCGGGCCGGGCTCCAGGCGCAGGTCGATGCCGCGCGCGCCTTGCTGCGCCTTGCCGAAATCGATCTCGAGCATAGCGTGATCCGCGCCCCCGAGGACGGTCAGCTCGGTGAGATCGCCGTCCATCTCGGCCAGTTCGTCGCGCCCGGAACGCAGTTCTTCGCGCTGGTCCCGTCGGACATCTGGATCGTCGCCGATTACAAGGAGGCGCAAACCCACCGCATCCGCGCCGGGCAGAAGGCCTGGTTCACCGTCGATGCGCTCGGTGGCGCCACCCTCACCGGGTACGTCGCGCAACTCGCTCCGGCAACCGGATCGCAGTTTGCGGTCCTCAAGCCCGACAATGCCACGGGCAATTTCGTCAAGGTGCCGCAGCGGATCGGCGTGCTGATATTGGTGGATCGCGGCCAGGCGCTGGCCGAGCGGCTGCGTCCGGGAATGTCGGTCGAAACGCGTGTGGAGGCGGGACGATGA
- a CDS encoding tautomerase family protein → MAALAGIRLSQAKFRRNRPMPLYTIAVETGRLDLAGRQKLAEAITALHVEMSGVDPAWVHVIFQEYERGYGFSAGRPAAAVSLTLLIRTGRPPDYKRRMLSRLWELVQAATAAPTDQIVIGIQEVPASQAMEMGTIMPDVAGS, encoded by the coding sequence GTGGCTGCGCTCGCAGGAATTAGATTGTCCCAAGCAAAATTCAGGAGGAATCGACCGATGCCGCTTTATACGATCGCAGTTGAAACCGGCCGCCTCGATCTCGCCGGGCGGCAGAAGCTGGCCGAAGCAATCACTGCGCTGCATGTCGAAATGTCCGGTGTCGATCCGGCCTGGGTCCATGTGATTTTCCAGGAATACGAGCGCGGATATGGCTTCAGCGCCGGCCGGCCGGCGGCGGCGGTATCGCTGACGTTGCTCATTCGAACCGGCCGCCCGCCTGATTACAAGCGGCGCATGCTGTCCCGGCTTTGGGAGCTGGTGCAGGCGGCGACTGCCGCCCCGACCGACCAGATCGTGATCGGGATCCAGGAAGTTCCAGCCAGCCAGGCCATGGAAATGGGCACGATCATGCCTGATGTCGCGGGAAGCTGA